In one window of Synechococcus sp. M16CYN DNA:
- a CDS encoding NAD-dependent epimerase yields the protein MVRTVLVTGAAGFIGAALCQRLLQQGDRVVGLDNLNSYYDRTLKQARLRKIESIDSDRRWRFDSITLENSNALMALFSAEKPSVVVNLAAQAGVRYSLENPSAYIQSNLVGFGHLLEGCRYHGVSNLVYASSSSVYGGNRNLPFDELQPVNHPISLYAASKKANELMAHTYSHLYGLPATGLRFFTVYGPWGRPDTAPMLFARAILAGEPIKVFNYGKMQRDFTYIDDVVEGVTRCCNKPATTNIDFDPLHPDPATALAPHRVFNIGNDRPTPLLHFIEVMEQVFGCKAIKSFHPMQPGDVASTAANTRALEKWVGFRPLIPIEVGLARFAEWYRSFYEV from the coding sequence ATGGTACGTACCGTTTTGGTTACTGGCGCCGCTGGCTTTATTGGTGCCGCTTTGTGTCAAAGGTTGCTTCAACAGGGTGACCGAGTCGTGGGCTTAGACAACCTAAACAGCTATTACGATCGTACTTTAAAACAGGCACGGCTTCGGAAGATTGAGTCAATTGATTCTGATAGAAGGTGGAGATTTGATTCCATAACCCTTGAAAACAGTAATGCCTTAATGGCATTATTTTCTGCGGAAAAACCTTCAGTGGTGGTGAATTTGGCAGCGCAAGCCGGGGTGCGCTATTCTCTAGAGAATCCCTCTGCTTATATCCAAAGTAATCTTGTAGGTTTTGGCCACCTCCTTGAAGGGTGCCGATACCACGGAGTGAGTAATCTGGTATACGCCTCCAGCAGCTCGGTTTACGGCGGTAACCGTAACCTACCGTTTGATGAACTGCAGCCGGTTAACCATCCGATAAGCCTCTATGCAGCCAGTAAGAAGGCAAATGAGTTAATGGCGCACACCTATAGTCATCTCTATGGACTTCCAGCAACAGGACTGCGCTTTTTTACTGTTTATGGCCCATGGGGTCGCCCGGACACTGCCCCGATGCTTTTCGCGCGGGCAATTTTAGCTGGTGAACCCATCAAGGTGTTTAACTATGGCAAAATGCAACGCGACTTCACATACATCGATGATGTTGTTGAAGGGGTAACGCGTTGTTGTAATAAACCTGCCACCACCAATATTGACTTTGACCCTCTCCACCCCGATCCTGCCACAGCGTTAGCTCCGCATCGGGTGTTTAACATTGGTAATGACCGACCTACGCCTTTGCTGCATTTTATTGAAGTAATGGAGCAAGTTTTCGGGTGCAAGGCAATAAAAAGCTTTCACCCTATGCAACCCGGAGACGTGGCCTCTACTGCTGCAAACACCCGGGCGTTGGAAAAATGGGTTGGATTTCGACCTCTGATCCCGATCGAGGTTGGTTTGGCCCGCTTTGCCGAGTGGTATAGATCTTTCTATGAGGTCTAG
- a CDS encoding CCA tRNA nucleotidyltransferase has protein sequence MGVPPAVLAELRAAAAAAGVRRLAIVGGAVRDGLLHQHYGWSLSGKTDWDWVVEGDVLRLAVELSQRCGVKRVTELQEYETFGTVALRLDGLPLDLAMARRETYLMPGQNPTVKPGSLESDLVRRDFTINAMAQDLISGNLIDPYHGQRDLAAGRLVFLSDRSVSDDPTRVVRAARYAARLGFVLAPEARQQVIDTVRRWPWSWHWYDTPEYAPPTLASRMRMELDRLLEKEPWREALDLLEDWQAMSLLDPVLQGDLDRARRLRWAQRLKIPLLPAWLAAASIPEAVARRLCCPGQQQQWLRQLKLLKEWLSSGGAPSVDASPAVWTAALEDQNWMPETVALMVCLKPRQWKPLLRWWGRWRRLRAPKTAQDLMAAGWLSGPGLGTELRRLRLELLGRSR, from the coding sequence ATGGGTGTACCGCCCGCTGTGTTGGCTGAGTTGCGGGCTGCGGCTGCGGCGGCAGGTGTAAGACGCTTGGCGATAGTAGGTGGTGCCGTTCGAGATGGATTGCTGCACCAGCACTATGGCTGGTCCTTAAGTGGTAAGACTGACTGGGATTGGGTTGTTGAAGGCGATGTGTTGAGACTTGCAGTCGAATTGTCGCAGCGTTGTGGAGTAAAGCGAGTCACAGAATTGCAGGAATATGAGACCTTTGGAACGGTGGCCTTGCGGCTGGACGGTCTTCCGCTGGATCTTGCTATGGCACGTCGAGAAACATATTTGATGCCGGGCCAGAATCCAACAGTTAAACCCGGATCTCTGGAATCTGATCTAGTCCGTCGTGATTTCACTATTAATGCAATGGCGCAGGATCTGATTTCTGGGAACTTGATCGATCCGTACCACGGCCAGCGGGATCTGGCGGCTGGTCGCTTAGTGTTCCTCAGTGATAGGAGCGTTTCCGATGACCCAACCCGGGTTGTCCGTGCGGCTCGCTACGCAGCTCGATTGGGTTTCGTGTTAGCACCGGAGGCGCGACAGCAAGTGATCGACACTGTGCGGCGTTGGCCCTGGTCTTGGCATTGGTACGACACACCGGAATACGCTCCACCAACGTTGGCCAGTCGTATGCGAATGGAATTAGATCGTTTATTAGAAAAGGAGCCCTGGCGTGAAGCTCTTGATCTCTTGGAGGACTGGCAGGCTATGTCTTTATTAGATCCGGTTCTGCAGGGGGACCTTGATCGAGCCCGCCGCCTTCGCTGGGCGCAACGTCTTAAGATTCCTCTACTACCAGCCTGGTTAGCTGCAGCTTCGATTCCCGAGGCTGTTGCTCGTCGTTTGTGCTGTCCTGGGCAACAGCAACAATGGCTAAGGCAGTTAAAACTGTTGAAGGAATGGTTGTCGTCTGGAGGCGCGCCGTCTGTCGATGCCTCGCCTGCGGTTTGGACTGCCGCGCTGGAAGATCAAAACTGGATGCCAGAGACAGTGGCCTTGATGGTGTGCCTCAAACCCCGGCAATGGAAACCGTTGCTCCGTTGGTGGGGACGTTGGCGTCGTCTTCGAGCACCAAAAACGGCTCAGGATCTTATGGCTGCTGGTTGGTTGTCAGGTCCTGGGTTGGGGACTGAGTTACGTCGTCTTCGATTGGAATTGCTAGGTCGTAGTCGATGA
- the hisS gene encoding histidine--tRNA ligase, whose product MTQLQSLRGMVDLLPKALQRWQVVEAIARTHFQHSGFKEIRTPLMETTDLFCRGIGESTDVVGKEMYTFQDRGNRSCTLRPEGTASVVRAALQHGLISQGTQKLWYGGPMFRYERPQAGRQRQFHQIGVEWLGAASARTDVEVIALAWDLLTSLGVSDLELELNSLGSIEDRHLYRCALVAWLKQQSDQLDKDSRMRLLTNPLRILDSKDKTTRALLEEAPTLGDYLNSESRTRFSVVQRGLITLGIPFRLNPRLVRGLDYYCHTAFEITSKQLGAQATVCGGGRYDHLVSQLGGAETPAIGWALGMERLLLILEETSKANPDGRASRLITATKPDAYVVNCGERAAEPALVLARALRMQGLTVELDSSGATFSKQFKRADRCGARFALILGDKEVDRGQIQIKPLRVEGDEVIRSINAISAIVDILQNR is encoded by the coding sequence GTGACGCAGCTGCAAAGCCTGAGGGGGATGGTGGACTTGCTTCCTAAGGCTTTGCAACGTTGGCAGGTAGTGGAAGCGATTGCGCGCACTCATTTCCAACACTCTGGCTTCAAGGAGATTCGAACACCACTAATGGAGACCACTGACCTGTTTTGCCGTGGTATTGGTGAATCCACTGATGTAGTAGGGAAGGAGATGTATACCTTTCAGGATCGTGGGAATCGTTCTTGTACATTGCGTCCTGAGGGAACGGCCTCTGTTGTGCGTGCTGCGCTTCAGCATGGGTTGATTAGTCAGGGCACACAAAAGCTCTGGTACGGCGGACCAATGTTCCGCTACGAGCGTCCTCAGGCTGGGCGGCAGCGTCAGTTTCATCAGATTGGGGTCGAGTGGCTGGGGGCAGCGAGTGCCCGCACCGATGTAGAGGTAATTGCTCTGGCCTGGGATCTTCTTACTTCCCTGGGTGTGAGTGATCTTGAATTGGAATTGAATAGCCTTGGTTCAATAGAGGATCGTCATCTTTACCGCTGTGCCTTAGTGGCTTGGCTAAAGCAGCAATCGGATCAATTGGATAAAGATTCTCGAATGCGTTTGCTAACCAACCCTTTGCGAATCCTCGACTCTAAAGACAAAACTACCCGGGCGTTGCTGGAAGAGGCGCCAACCTTAGGCGACTACCTGAATTCTGAGAGTCGTACGCGTTTCAGTGTTGTGCAACGGGGACTGATCACTCTGGGAATCCCATTTCGTTTAAATCCTCGATTGGTGCGCGGCTTGGATTACTACTGCCACACTGCCTTCGAAATCACTAGCAAACAACTCGGTGCTCAGGCCACCGTGTGTGGTGGGGGTCGCTACGACCACCTGGTAAGTCAACTAGGCGGTGCCGAGACCCCTGCAATCGGCTGGGCACTTGGGATGGAACGTTTGTTGCTAATTCTCGAGGAAACCTCCAAAGCCAACCCAGATGGTCGCGCTTCTCGGCTCATTACAGCAACGAAACCGGATGCTTACGTAGTGAACTGTGGTGAGCGAGCTGCAGAACCTGCCCTCGTTCTTGCCCGTGCTCTTCGTATGCAGGGATTAACGGTTGAATTGGATTCCAGCGGAGCGACTTTCAGTAAGCAGTTTAAACGGGCAGATCGTTGTGGTGCTCGTTTTGCTCTTATCCTGGGAGATAAAGAAGTAGACCGCGGACAAATCCAAATCAAACCGCTTCGGGTTGAGGGAGACGAGGTTATCCGGTCGATAAATGCAATTTCCGCGATCGTAGATATATTGCAAAACCGCTGA
- a CDS encoding photosystem II reaction center protein L codes for MERNNNPNNLPVELNRTSLYLGLLFVFVTGVLMSSYFFN; via the coding sequence ATGGAACGCAACAACAACCCCAACAATCTCCCAGTCGAACTGAATCGCACCAGCCTATATCTAGGACTGCTGTTCGTTTTCGTCACGGGCGTGCTTATGTCCAGTTACTTTTTCAATTGA
- the psbF gene encoding cytochrome b559 subunit beta: protein MSQTPISTTPRSYPIFTVRWLALHTLAIPTVFFLGSLAAMQFIRR from the coding sequence ATGTCGCAAACTCCAATTTCCACCACACCTCGTAGTTATCCGATTTTCACGGTTCGCTGGCTCGCTCTCCATACGCTTGCAATTCCAACTGTATTTTTTCTCGGTTCTCTTGCCGCCATGCAATTTATTCGCCGCTGA
- a CDS encoding photosystem II reaction center protein J, translating into MSSKKSLYPDGRIPDRLPDGRPAVAWRSRWTEGVLPLWLVATAGGMAVLFVVGLFFYGSYTGVGSA; encoded by the coding sequence ATGAGCAGTAAGAAGTCCCTCTATCCCGACGGACGTATTCCCGATCGTCTCCCTGATGGCCGCCCAGCTGTGGCTTGGCGTTCTCGCTGGACCGAAGGTGTTCTTCCGCTGTGGCTTGTCGCCACGGCTGGAGGTATGGCAGTCTTATTTGTTGTAGGCTTATTTTTCTACGGTTCTTACACTGGAGTTGGCTCTGCCTAA
- the galE gene encoding UDP-glucose 4-epimerase GalE — protein sequence MTNRVLITGGAGFIGSHTALVLLEQGYELVILDNFDNSNPKALDRVKDLAGSKALELVEGDVRDPTAVNRAFDNCGSVEGVIHFAGLKAVSESVTNPLRYWDVNVNGSRVLAATMEKRNFRTLVFSSTSTVYGEPENFPLHEEMPTVPVHPYAQTKLAVEQMLNALCRSGNWRIACLRYFNPVGAHPSGRIGEDPLGIPNNLFPFITQVAAGSRKKLNVFGSDYPTHDGTGVRDYLHVMDLAEAHSSTLNHLLKQTSPHQLTLNIGTGCGFSVLDVIRGFEEATGLSIPYQLVSRRPGDVPKLEACPQKAKNILGWSATRDLAQMCRDSWAWQRANPTGYRDVL from the coding sequence GTGACCAATCGTGTCCTAATTACCGGTGGTGCTGGCTTCATCGGCAGCCACACGGCTCTTGTATTGCTAGAACAGGGCTATGAGCTAGTAATTCTCGATAATTTCGACAACAGTAACCCAAAAGCTCTGGATCGAGTCAAGGATCTTGCAGGATCCAAGGCACTGGAACTTGTGGAGGGAGATGTACGCGACCCTACAGCGGTAAATCGTGCTTTCGACAACTGTGGCTCCGTCGAAGGCGTGATCCACTTTGCTGGTCTCAAAGCCGTGAGCGAATCGGTGACTAACCCACTGCGCTACTGGGATGTCAATGTCAATGGTAGCAGAGTTCTTGCCGCCACGATGGAAAAGCGCAACTTTCGCACACTCGTATTTAGCAGCACTTCTACGGTCTACGGCGAGCCAGAGAATTTTCCCTTACACGAGGAGATGCCGACGGTACCTGTTCATCCCTACGCCCAAACCAAACTAGCAGTTGAACAGATGCTGAATGCGCTTTGTCGTTCGGGCAATTGGCGAATCGCTTGTTTACGCTACTTCAACCCTGTGGGAGCTCACCCCAGTGGTCGCATTGGAGAAGACCCCCTGGGAATTCCTAACAATTTATTCCCCTTTATCACCCAAGTTGCCGCAGGCAGTCGCAAGAAATTAAATGTCTTTGGTAGCGATTATCCAACGCACGACGGAACTGGAGTCCGTGACTATCTACACGTGATGGACCTTGCCGAAGCTCACAGCTCCACCTTAAACCATTTATTAAAGCAAACAAGTCCCCACCAGCTGACTCTGAATATCGGTACCGGCTGCGGATTCAGCGTTCTAGACGTGATACGCGGTTTTGAAGAAGCAACTGGACTTTCAATTCCCTATCAGTTGGTCAGCCGACGCCCTGGAGATGTACCCAAGCTCGAGGCTTGTCCCCAAAAGGCCAAAAACATCTTGGGCTGGTCTGCCACGCGCGATCTTGCACAAATGTGTCGAGACAGCTGGGCCTGGCAACGGGCTAATCCCACGGGGTATCGCGACGTCTTATGA
- the selD gene encoding selenide, water dikinase SelD: protein MNPLGPLLLAGGGHSHTLLLKRWAMTPRLRPKCGIVLVNRHPTTLYSSMVPGLIANIYSLDEISIDLRNLCDRAGVAFVQAEITGADPHHRYLNLYRRPALRFGLLSLDVGAVIQNIDGLSGFPIRPLETALSILSQQDPLSRKPFRVVGGGFAGVEVVLALRHRWPHRPLHLHTRVGQLNAKIRGVLQRARVCCLTNLRNADNTGHSTLLCTGSQAPSWLAESGFAVNKDGRVYTDAYLQLKDYPNIFASGDCAVVVSQPRPASGVWAVKAAKPLARNLEAAYKGQSLHPWKPQRQALQLIGDQNGAAWLQRGRLQIGPSHMLWVLKQTIDHAFMAGFARPANMNMRTAEAIACRGCAAKLPARLLGAALSQVGLDTQPEDAIDLGGTPALLQSVDGFPALLSDPWLNARLTALHACSDLWACGATVTSAMAVVTLPSIHPIEQQEMLAQTLEGIQSVLNEQGATLIGGHTLESRSPIPTPTSLGIQVALSVNGQSSTPWSKGGIQIGDALLLNRALGTGVLFAAAMVGAAKPRDIEAALSVMNSSQHQLISTLRRYGPAIHACTDITGFGLLGHLTEMLQGSKPLTIQLWTNLIPVHQGAMDLLEKGFASSLAPSNREAWNCLNGPVQLIPASSRAMMNLLVDPQTCGPLLVACTAEAAASLTAEYSWIQIGIARADHV, encoded by the coding sequence ATGAACCCATTGGGCCCCTTACTCCTAGCAGGTGGTGGACATAGCCACACTCTTTTGCTCAAACGCTGGGCCATGACGCCACGGCTACGACCAAAATGCGGAATCGTTCTTGTGAACCGACATCCCACAACGCTCTACTCGAGCATGGTCCCAGGCCTGATCGCTAATATATATTCTCTCGATGAGATAAGCATCGATCTGAGGAATCTATGCGATCGAGCTGGTGTGGCCTTTGTACAAGCTGAGATCACAGGCGCTGATCCCCACCATCGATATTTAAATCTTTACCGTCGTCCAGCGCTTCGTTTTGGATTGTTGAGCCTCGATGTGGGAGCAGTAATCCAAAACATTGATGGACTTTCTGGTTTTCCAATCAGACCACTAGAAACCGCTCTGAGCATCTTATCTCAGCAGGATCCATTGAGCCGAAAACCGTTTCGCGTAGTAGGTGGTGGGTTTGCAGGAGTAGAGGTGGTACTTGCTTTACGCCATCGCTGGCCACACCGACCGTTACATCTGCATACTCGCGTAGGGCAGCTCAACGCCAAGATCCGGGGCGTCCTCCAACGCGCCCGGGTTTGCTGTCTTACGAACCTCAGGAATGCTGACAACACCGGACATTCCACGCTCCTCTGTACAGGCAGTCAAGCCCCGTCTTGGCTTGCTGAAAGTGGTTTCGCGGTGAATAAGGATGGACGCGTTTACACGGATGCTTATTTGCAACTAAAAGATTATCCTAATATTTTCGCCAGTGGCGATTGCGCGGTGGTCGTGTCGCAGCCACGACCAGCTTCTGGTGTATGGGCTGTGAAAGCTGCTAAGCCGCTGGCCCGCAACCTTGAAGCTGCGTACAAAGGTCAAAGCTTGCATCCATGGAAACCACAGCGCCAGGCCCTGCAATTGATCGGAGATCAAAACGGTGCGGCTTGGCTGCAACGGGGCCGTTTGCAAATCGGTCCTTCTCACATGCTCTGGGTTTTAAAGCAAACCATCGATCATGCCTTCATGGCTGGCTTTGCCCGTCCAGCAAACATGAATATGAGAACAGCTGAAGCTATAGCCTGCCGTGGCTGTGCCGCCAAGCTGCCGGCACGTCTCCTAGGTGCAGCGTTGTCACAGGTGGGCCTTGACACACAACCAGAAGACGCGATCGATCTTGGCGGGACACCTGCACTACTGCAAAGTGTTGATGGCTTCCCTGCACTACTGAGTGATCCTTGGCTCAATGCTCGCCTCACCGCCCTTCACGCCTGCTCAGACCTTTGGGCTTGTGGTGCCACTGTTACTAGTGCCATGGCCGTGGTCACGCTGCCATCAATTCACCCCATTGAACAGCAAGAAATGCTGGCTCAAACTTTGGAAGGTATTCAATCGGTCTTGAATGAACAAGGAGCAACGCTAATCGGGGGGCACACCTTGGAATCACGTAGTCCTATCCCCACTCCAACAAGCCTCGGCATACAAGTTGCTCTCAGTGTGAATGGCCAGAGTTCCACACCATGGTCAAAAGGGGGAATTCAAATAGGGGACGCTCTCTTACTCAACCGTGCTCTCGGTACCGGCGTGCTTTTTGCTGCCGCTATGGTCGGCGCTGCTAAGCCTAGAGATATAGAAGCAGCCCTGAGCGTAATGAACAGTAGCCAACATCAACTTATTTCCACTTTGCGGAGGTACGGACCAGCTATTCATGCTTGTACCGATATCACTGGCTTCGGCCTTTTAGGTCATCTTACTGAAATGCTACAGGGAAGCAAACCGTTAACTATTCAACTATGGACCAATCTGATACCAGTACATCAAGGCGCGATGGATCTACTTGAGAAAGGATTTGCCAGCAGCCTTGCACCTTCTAACCGTGAGGCATGGAACTGTCTTAATGGCCCTGTTCAACTAATCCCTGCCTCATCGAGGGCAATGATGAATTTGCTAGTTGATCCCCAGACCTGTGGTCCGCTCCTAGTAGCATGCACAGCAGAAGCCGCAGCAAGTCTTACGGCTGAGTATTCATGGATTCAGATTGGCATTGCAAGGGCCGATCATGTCTAA
- a CDS encoding nucleotide sugar dehydrogenase, with the protein MKIKRICCIGAGYVGGPTMAVIADRCPTIQLTVVDVNQARIDAWNASDLTQLPVYEPGLDAVVARARGRNLHFSTAIDASIASADMVFISVNTPTKRKGLGAGQASDLRWVEACARQVAAAAKGHTIVVEKSTLPVRTAAVIKTILEATQKEDPRRSFAVLSNPEFLAEGTAIDDLESPDRVLIGGDDVSSIDALAEIYSHWIATEKILRTSLWSSELSKLTANAFLAQRISSINSIAAFCEASGADVREVARAIGTDSRIGPKFLNAGPGFGGSCFQKDILNLVYLCRHFGLLEVANYWESVVTLNIWQQHRIACLVVEKLFGTVTGKRLAILGFAFKANTNDTREAPAIRIARDLLEEGAKLSIHDPKVAEAQISRDLRLKPTAFATEALNGSGGWSQAASIEETVEGADAILILTEWQNYRYLNWSSLAVLMRQPAWVFDTRAVVEPADVRAAGLKLWRIGDGED; encoded by the coding sequence GTGAAGATTAAACGCATCTGTTGTATTGGTGCTGGTTATGTTGGAGGTCCGACTATGGCGGTCATTGCCGACCGCTGCCCAACGATTCAATTGACGGTTGTAGATGTCAACCAAGCCCGCATTGATGCTTGGAATGCTTCAGATTTAACCCAGCTGCCTGTGTACGAGCCTGGGCTAGATGCCGTGGTAGCGAGGGCTCGAGGTCGTAACTTACATTTTTCAACGGCCATAGACGCGTCAATCGCTTCGGCCGATATGGTATTCATCTCTGTGAATACCCCCACGAAAAGAAAAGGTCTTGGTGCTGGTCAAGCTAGCGATTTACGCTGGGTGGAGGCGTGTGCTCGTCAGGTGGCGGCGGCGGCAAAGGGTCACACGATTGTTGTTGAAAAAAGCACCTTACCGGTGCGTACAGCGGCTGTGATTAAAACGATTTTAGAGGCAACTCAAAAAGAGGATCCTCGACGCAGCTTTGCGGTTTTGTCCAACCCTGAATTTTTAGCGGAGGGAACGGCAATCGATGACCTAGAATCGCCTGATCGAGTTTTGATTGGCGGAGATGATGTCTCGTCCATTGACGCCTTGGCTGAGATTTATAGTCATTGGATCGCGACGGAGAAGATACTGCGCACTAGTTTGTGGAGTAGTGAGCTATCCAAGCTCACAGCCAACGCCTTCCTAGCCCAACGGATAAGTTCCATCAACTCGATCGCAGCGTTTTGTGAGGCTAGCGGTGCTGATGTACGGGAGGTAGCGAGAGCAATCGGTACCGATAGTCGAATTGGTCCCAAGTTTCTGAACGCTGGTCCTGGATTTGGTGGGAGTTGCTTTCAAAAAGACATCCTGAACTTGGTGTATCTATGCCGCCATTTTGGTCTTCTTGAAGTGGCAAACTATTGGGAAAGCGTAGTGACGCTGAACATTTGGCAACAGCATCGCATTGCTTGCCTTGTTGTTGAGAAACTGTTTGGCACAGTGACGGGCAAGCGATTAGCAATTTTAGGTTTTGCTTTTAAGGCAAATACCAACGATACCCGTGAAGCCCCTGCCATTCGAATCGCGCGCGATCTCCTGGAGGAAGGAGCCAAGCTTTCCATTCACGACCCCAAGGTGGCTGAAGCGCAGATCAGCCGAGATCTGCGACTAAAGCCAACAGCTTTCGCAACAGAAGCCTTGAATGGATCAGGAGGCTGGAGTCAAGCCGCTTCGATCGAGGAAACGGTTGAGGGCGCCGATGCCATATTGATACTCACGGAATGGCAAAACTATCGCTATCTAAATTGGTCTAGTCTTGCTGTATTAATGCGACAACCGGCATGGGTATTTGACACGCGTGCTGTTGTCGAGCCGGCAGATGTTAGAGCTGCCGGACTTAAATTGTGGCGTATTGGCGATGGCGAGGATTGA
- a CDS encoding UDP-glucuronic acid decarboxylase family protein encodes MRIHLVTGGAGFLGSHLIDRLMETGEEVICLDNYFTGRKCNIEHWIGHPRFELIRHDVTEPIKLEVDRIWHLACPASPIHYQCNPVKTVKTSFIGTYNMLGLARRVGARLLLASTSEVYGNPEIHPQPESYCGCVNPIGLRSCYDEGKRIAETLCFDYQRMNAVEVRIARIFNTYGPRMLIDDGRVVSNFIVQALRRNPLTIYGDGSQSRSFCYVSDLVDGLLRLMSGQYVGPMNLGNPNKFTIRELAYQVRQHIAPNLPLIEKPLPSDDPRQRQPDISFARTVLGWEPTVSLEQGLRPTIDSFRSLLALQKETGE; translated from the coding sequence ATGCGGATTCATTTGGTTACCGGTGGAGCAGGTTTCCTCGGCTCACATCTAATCGACCGGTTAATGGAGACCGGCGAAGAAGTGATTTGTCTTGATAACTACTTCACAGGTCGTAAGTGCAACATCGAACATTGGATCGGACATCCACGCTTTGAGTTAATCCGCCACGATGTAACTGAACCTATCAAGCTTGAGGTTGATCGTATTTGGCATCTGGCTTGTCCAGCTTCGCCGATTCATTACCAGTGCAATCCTGTTAAGACGGTTAAGACCAGCTTTATTGGCACGTACAATATGCTTGGCTTAGCCCGGCGCGTGGGCGCTCGTTTGTTGTTGGCTAGTACAAGTGAAGTTTATGGGAATCCCGAGATTCATCCTCAGCCGGAAAGCTACTGTGGCTGCGTAAATCCAATTGGGCTTCGTAGCTGTTACGACGAGGGTAAACGCATTGCCGAAACCCTCTGTTTTGATTATCAGCGTATGAACGCGGTTGAGGTGCGTATTGCTCGCATTTTCAATACGTACGGGCCGCGAATGTTGATCGATGACGGCCGGGTTGTGAGCAATTTCATCGTTCAAGCTTTACGCAGAAATCCCCTCACGATTTATGGAGATGGTTCTCAAAGCCGTTCATTCTGTTATGTAAGTGATTTGGTGGATGGATTACTTCGGTTGATGAGCGGTCAATATGTTGGACCGATGAACTTGGGTAACCCCAACAAATTTACAATTAGGGAGTTGGCCTATCAGGTGCGACAGCACATTGCCCCTAACCTGCCTTTGATCGAAAAGCCTTTGCCATCTGATGATCCTCGTCAGCGCCAACCAGATATTTCCTTCGCGAGGACAGTGCTTGGCTGGGAGCCGACTGTGTCACTAGAGCAAGGCCTAAGACCGACCATCGACTCCTTCCGGAGTCTTCTCGCACTCCAAAAGGAGACGGGAGAGTGA
- a CDS encoding glycosyltransferase family 4 protein, with protein sequence MKILFVHQNFPGQYIHLVQHLAQQGSHQMIALGINQLDQNCLLSNKLQYFRYRLSRSNTNGLHPLVLETESKVIRAESCARAAELLKKKGFIPDLICAHPGWGEPLFLKAIWPNIPLLCYQEFFYNEHGFDAGFDSEFEDTRDWQSKAKLIMKNAYLLLTLEQADWNISPTHFQFSSFPENYRHRFSVVHDGVDLNKAIPNNSPIPLTLPDGTTLRSGQPIITFVSRRLEPYRGCHIFLRAIPNLQRLYPEAQIVIVGKTKDVSYGMICPQGEWKDFFLAEIEGRYDPSRVHFTGHLPYDQFILLLQLSACHVYLTYPFVMSWSLLEAMACGCAVVGSDTGPVREVIHHGQNGLLVDFFSSTDLASAVVELLNDRERAKAFGAAARLTVERTYDLDICVTRQLALLDLVASGSIIG encoded by the coding sequence ATGAAAATTCTTTTCGTACATCAAAATTTTCCAGGACAGTATATTCACCTTGTTCAGCATTTAGCTCAGCAGGGTAGTCATCAAATGATAGCCTTAGGAATAAATCAACTAGATCAGAATTGTTTGCTTTCTAATAAACTTCAATATTTTCGCTATAGATTAAGTCGTAGCAACACTAACGGGTTACACCCTTTGGTTTTGGAAACTGAATCTAAGGTGATTCGTGCCGAAAGTTGTGCTCGAGCGGCGGAGCTGCTCAAAAAAAAGGGTTTTATTCCTGATCTTATATGTGCCCATCCAGGCTGGGGTGAGCCACTTTTTTTGAAAGCAATTTGGCCTAATATTCCTTTGCTTTGCTACCAAGAGTTTTTTTATAATGAGCATGGATTCGATGCTGGCTTTGATTCTGAATTTGAAGATACACGTGATTGGCAATCTAAGGCAAAACTAATAATGAAAAATGCTTACCTGCTACTCACGCTTGAGCAGGCAGATTGGAATATATCGCCTACTCACTTCCAGTTTAGTAGCTTTCCCGAAAATTATCGACATAGATTTAGTGTTGTTCATGATGGTGTTGATTTAAATAAAGCTATACCGAATAACTCACCTATCCCTCTTACGCTGCCCGATGGTACAACATTGAGAAGTGGACAACCGATTATCACCTTTGTAAGCCGACGTTTAGAGCCCTACCGTGGCTGCCATATTTTTTTGCGGGCCATTCCGAACCTACAAAGACTTTACCCCGAAGCACAGATTGTAATTGTTGGAAAGACAAAGGATGTTAGCTATGGCATGATTTGTCCCCAGGGTGAGTGGAAAGATTTCTTTCTGGCTGAAATTGAAGGACGTTACGATCCATCACGCGTGCACTTTACTGGCCATCTCCCCTACGACCAATTCATCCTTCTGCTACAGCTCAGCGCCTGCCACGTCTATCTTACTTACCCATTTGTGATGAGTTGGAGCCTATTGGAAGCTATGGCATGCGGCTGTGCAGTGGTAGGTTCTGATACCGGACCTGTACGTGAAGTAATTCACCATGGTCAGAACGGTTTATTAGTAGATTTTTTCTCTTCCACGGATCTTGCTTCCGCGGTGGTTGAGTTGCTTAATGATCGTGAGCGGGCCAAGGCATTTGGTGCAGCAGCCCGGCTTACGGTGGAGCGCACCTACGACCTTGATATTTGTGTCACTCGTCAGTTAGCCCTCCTAGATTTAGTGGCTAGTGGCAGCATCATTGGCTGA